The Iamia majanohamensis genome window below encodes:
- a CDS encoding GntR family transcriptional regulator produces the protein MATSAERPARRIRYREIADDLRVRIDGGEFGDRRILPSESALSTRYEASRVTVRKALDQLRGEGLVDARQGFGWFVAGAPFHQHLGRLGTLEAQLEADGRRSERRILEFGFVRPPSRVHEVLGVDRVLRVVRVNLADGEPFARVTVWVPEALGAEVSRAQVAARSFHELLPVELGGAVQTIEAHAASAADAALLEIPESSPVLVCERVTADAGGRAVLVAEYVFPGHRSAFTVDLPHPEASIGPSGLRLVGPGR, from the coding sequence ATGGCGACCTCGGCCGAGCGCCCGGCCCGGCGCATCCGCTACCGGGAGATCGCCGACGACCTGCGGGTGCGCATCGACGGGGGGGAGTTCGGCGACCGCCGCATCCTGCCCAGCGAGTCCGCGCTGTCGACCCGGTACGAGGCCAGCCGGGTGACGGTGCGCAAGGCCCTCGACCAGCTCCGGGGCGAGGGCCTCGTCGACGCCCGGCAGGGGTTCGGCTGGTTCGTGGCCGGGGCGCCGTTCCACCAGCACCTGGGCCGGCTGGGCACCCTCGAGGCCCAGCTGGAGGCCGACGGGCGGCGCTCGGAGCGCCGGATCCTCGAGTTCGGCTTCGTCCGGCCGCCGTCGCGGGTGCACGAGGTCCTCGGCGTGGACCGGGTGCTGCGGGTGGTCCGGGTCAACCTGGCCGACGGCGAGCCCTTCGCCCGGGTCACGGTGTGGGTGCCCGAGGCGCTCGGCGCCGAGGTGTCCCGGGCCCAGGTGGCCGCCCGGTCGTTCCACGAGCTGCTCCCGGTCGAGCTGGGAGGGGCGGTGCAGACGATCGAGGCCCACGCCGCCTCGGCCGCCGACGCCGCCCTGCTGGAGATCCCGGAGTCGTCCCCGGTGCTGGTCTGCGAGCGGGTGACGGCCGACGCGGGGGGGCGGGCGGTGCTGGTGGCCGAGTACGTGTTCCCCGGCCACCGCAGCGCCTTCACCGTCGACCTGCCCCACCCCGAGGCGTCGATCGGCCCCAGCGGGCTGCGGCTGGTGGGTCCCGGCCGCTGA
- a CDS encoding nitroreductase family protein — translation MALDLTPDELLTTTRSVRKRLDLERAVPREVVQECIQIALQAPSGSNSQAWHWVVVTDPEKRRALADLYGRHFDPYIAASEEAAPYPASDPRAAAAPRVSASARHLREHLHEVPVHVIPCQWGRTEGADSFAQASFWGSILPAAWSFMLALRSRGLGSSWTTLHLPSEAEAAEVLGIPHDKVTQAGLFPVAYTRGTDFKPAARVDPGRLIHWDTW, via the coding sequence ATGGCCCTCGACCTCACGCCCGACGAGCTGCTCACCACGACCCGCAGCGTCCGCAAGCGCCTCGACCTCGAGCGCGCCGTGCCCCGGGAGGTCGTCCAGGAGTGCATCCAGATCGCCCTCCAGGCCCCGTCGGGCTCGAACTCCCAGGCCTGGCACTGGGTCGTGGTGACCGACCCCGAGAAGCGGCGGGCCCTGGCCGACCTCTACGGACGACACTTCGACCCCTACATCGCGGCGTCGGAGGAGGCCGCCCCCTACCCGGCCTCGGACCCCCGCGCCGCGGCCGCGCCCCGGGTCAGCGCCTCGGCCCGCCACCTGCGCGAGCACCTCCACGAGGTGCCGGTGCACGTGATCCCCTGCCAGTGGGGCCGCACGGAGGGGGCCGACTCCTTCGCCCAGGCCAGCTTCTGGGGCTCCATCCTCCCCGCCGCGTGGAGCTTCATGCTCGCCCTGCGCAGCCGGGGCCTGGGGTCGTCGTGGACCACCCTGCACCTGCCCTCGGAGGCCGAGGCCGCCGAGGTCCTCGGCATCCCCCACGACAAGGTCACCCAGGCCGGGCTCTTCCCGGTCGCCTACACCAGGGGCACCGACTTCAAGCCCGCCGCCCGCGTCGACCCCGGCCGCCTGATCCACTGGGACACCTGGTAG
- a CDS encoding lysophospholipid acyltransferase family protein, whose protein sequence is MSSDRRTGPTRVEVALRTAQRVQRSLPRPSAALRAAEFPLRAPTVPGGVEPLPEEPTLGAAYETSWARSPVARLGRMAIQEGAIRPLIRLVADPERRGYDRLVGLEGPAIFAANHLSHIDAGLLLSSLPEPWRRRAFAGAAADYFFDTRIKATLSALALNAVPIDRAKVGRRSATLAAQLIEDGWSMVIFPEGGRSPDGWAQPFRAGAAFLSVRTGVPVVPVHLEGTGRILPKGTSTLVPGPTRVTFGTPLRPSDDEDMRDLATRIEAAVGALADEVAGDWYTARRRAHAGSSPSLSGPDARAWRRAWALGDRRSHRRRRREPWPLRRTG, encoded by the coding sequence GTGAGCAGCGACCGACGCACGGGGCCCACCCGCGTCGAGGTCGCCCTGCGCACCGCGCAGAGGGTGCAGCGGTCGCTGCCCCGTCCCTCGGCCGCCCTGCGGGCCGCCGAGTTCCCCCTCCGGGCCCCGACGGTGCCCGGCGGCGTGGAGCCCCTCCCCGAGGAGCCCACCCTGGGCGCCGCCTACGAGACCAGCTGGGCCCGCTCGCCGGTCGCCCGCCTGGGTCGGATGGCCATCCAGGAGGGGGCCATCCGGCCGCTGATCCGGCTGGTGGCCGACCCCGAGCGCCGGGGCTACGACCGCCTCGTCGGCCTCGAGGGGCCGGCCATCTTCGCCGCCAACCACCTCAGCCACATCGACGCCGGCCTCCTGCTCAGCTCGCTCCCCGAGCCGTGGCGCCGGCGGGCCTTCGCCGGGGCCGCGGCCGACTACTTCTTCGACACGCGGATCAAGGCGACGCTGTCGGCCCTCGCCCTCAACGCCGTGCCCATCGACCGGGCCAAGGTGGGACGCCGCTCCGCCACCTTGGCCGCCCAGCTCATCGAGGACGGGTGGAGCATGGTGATCTTCCCCGAGGGCGGTCGCAGCCCCGACGGGTGGGCCCAGCCCTTCCGGGCCGGCGCCGCGTTCCTGTCGGTCCGCACCGGCGTGCCCGTCGTCCCGGTCCACCTGGAGGGGACGGGGCGGATCCTCCCCAAGGGCACCTCCACGCTCGTGCCCGGGCCCACCCGCGTCACCTTCGGCACCCCGCTGCGCCCGAGCGACGACGAGGACATGCGCGACCTGGCCACCCGCATCGAGGCCGCGGTCGGCGCCCTGGCCGACGAGGTCGCGGGCGACTGGTACACGGCGCGCCGCCGCGCCCACGCCGGCAGCAGCCCGTCGCTGTCGGGACCCGACGCCCGCGCCTGGCGCCGGGCCTGGGCCCTGGGCGACCGGCGCTCGCACCGCCGTCGGCGGCGCGAGCCCTGGCCCCTCCGCCGGACCGGCTAG
- a CDS encoding lactate racemase domain-containing protein codes for MPRPGLVLDVDRSTPPILFHHGESFRLEKLPAGRSRVVYPAEPLPALRDVEGAIADALDHPLDSDPLAARLRPGMKLVIAFDDVSLPLPKMRRPDIRQRVIEAVLDRAAAAGVDDVRIIAALALHRRMTEDELRHAVGDRVYDAFAPDGRLYNHDAEDPDDLAFLGTTPHGEEVEINKAAAESDLLVYVNINIVSMDGGHKSTATGLASYRSIRHHHNPATMVHSRSFMDRHASELHHSNWRMGEVIRQAGVEVFQVETTLNNDTFGEKGPLSVLQKREWEWSTRDRMTFMGMQAGLKRMGPNARRRAFQSWEAPYGVTSVTAGAVDPVHERTLQHCFDQHLVSVEGQTDVLTMGLPYICPYNVDSIMNPILVMCLGLGYFFNMYRGRPLVREGGVLILSHPTPWDFHPVHHPSYIDFFEEVLADTTDPKVIAEKYETRYAEDEWYRHLYRTSHAYHGVHPFYMWYWGAHALDHLGSVIVVGGDTRAVRRLGFRPASTLQDALEMATDTVGPQPTVTHLHNPPIVMADVT; via the coding sequence ATGCCCCGTCCCGGACTCGTGCTCGACGTCGACCGCTCGACGCCGCCGATCCTCTTCCACCACGGCGAGTCGTTCCGGCTGGAGAAGCTGCCCGCCGGCCGCAGCCGGGTCGTCTACCCGGCCGAGCCCCTCCCGGCCCTGCGCGACGTCGAGGGGGCCATCGCGGACGCCCTCGACCACCCCCTCGACAGCGACCCCCTGGCGGCCCGCCTGCGCCCGGGCATGAAGCTGGTCATCGCCTTCGACGACGTGTCGCTCCCCCTGCCCAAGATGCGCCGGCCCGACATCCGCCAGCGGGTCATCGAGGCCGTGCTCGACCGGGCCGCGGCCGCCGGGGTCGACGACGTCCGCATCATCGCCGCCCTCGCCCTGCACCGGCGCATGACCGAGGACGAGCTCCGCCACGCCGTCGGCGACCGCGTCTACGACGCCTTCGCCCCCGACGGCCGCCTCTACAACCACGACGCCGAGGACCCCGACGACCTCGCCTTCCTCGGCACCACGCCCCACGGCGAGGAGGTGGAGATCAACAAGGCGGCGGCCGAGTCCGACCTGCTCGTCTACGTCAACATCAACATCGTCTCCATGGACGGCGGCCACAAGAGCACGGCCACCGGCCTGGCCAGCTACCGCTCCATCCGCCACCACCACAACCCGGCGACCATGGTGCACTCCCGGTCGTTCATGGACCGCCACGCGTCCGAGCTGCACCACTCCAACTGGCGCATGGGCGAGGTCATCCGCCAGGCCGGCGTCGAGGTCTTCCAGGTCGAGACCACCCTCAACAACGACACCTTCGGCGAGAAGGGCCCGCTGTCGGTCCTCCAGAAGCGCGAGTGGGAGTGGTCGACCCGCGACCGCATGACCTTCATGGGCATGCAGGCAGGGCTGAAGCGGATGGGGCCGAACGCCCGGCGCCGGGCCTTCCAGTCGTGGGAGGCCCCCTACGGGGTCACGTCGGTGACCGCCGGCGCCGTCGACCCGGTGCACGAGCGCACCCTCCAGCACTGCTTCGACCAGCACCTGGTGTCGGTCGAGGGCCAGACCGACGTGCTCACCATGGGGCTGCCCTACATCTGCCCCTACAACGTCGACTCGATCATGAACCCGATCCTCGTCATGTGCCTGGGGCTCGGGTACTTCTTCAACATGTACCGGGGACGGCCGCTGGTGCGCGAGGGCGGGGTGCTCATCCTCAGCCACCCCACGCCGTGGGACTTCCACCCGGTGCACCACCCCAGCTACATCGACTTCTTCGAGGAGGTGCTGGCCGACACCACCGACCCGAAGGTCATCGCCGAGAAGTACGAGACCCGCTACGCCGAGGACGAGTGGTACCGCCACCTGTACCGGACGAGCCACGCCTACCACGGCGTCCACCCCTTCTACATGTGGTACTGGGGCGCCCACGCCCTCGACCACCTGGGGTCGGTCATCGTCGTCGGGGGCGACACCCGCGCCGTGCGCCGCCTGGGGTTCCGTCCCGCCTCCACCCTCCAGGACGCGCTGGAGATGGCCACCGACACCGTCGGCCCCCAGCCCACCGTCACCCACCTCCACAACCCGCCCATCGTCATGGCGGACGTGACGTGA